A genomic window from Erythrobacter sp. BLCC-B19 includes:
- the murA gene encoding UDP-N-acetylglucosamine 1-carboxyvinyltransferase, translated as MDKLIIRGGNRLSGSIPISGAKNAALTLIPCALLTEEPLTLRNLPRLADIDGFQHLMNQFGVTTVIQGTRPEDFGRVMSLEATRITSNVAPYDLVRKMRASILVLGPMLARSGEATVSMPGGCAIGNRPIDLHLKALEAFGAKIELAAGYVKAMQPDGGMPGGDFDFPVVSVGATENALMAAVLANGTSRLFNAAREPEIVDLCNMLVAMGAEIEGIGTSNLTIHGVKRLHGATYRVMPDRIEAGSYACAAAITGGEVRLEGARADEMMATIHALQAIGCDVSWDAKSVTVGASGPLKATNLTTAPYPGLATDMQAQLMALLCKAEGASVLKETIFENRFMHVPELARMGADITTEGRTAIVKGVDRLTGAEVMATDLRASMSLVIAALAAEGETTVRRLYHLDRGYERLEEKLQLVGADIERVDD; from the coding sequence ATGGACAAACTCATCATCCGCGGCGGCAACCGCCTTTCCGGCTCGATCCCCATTTCCGGCGCCAAAAACGCCGCGCTCACGCTCATTCCGTGCGCGCTGCTGACCGAAGAGCCGCTGACGCTGCGCAACCTGCCGCGCCTTGCTGACATCGACGGGTTCCAGCACCTGATGAACCAGTTCGGTGTCACTACCGTGATACAGGGGACCCGGCCCGAAGATTTCGGCCGGGTGATGAGCCTTGAGGCGACCCGCATCACCTCCAACGTCGCGCCCTATGATCTGGTGCGCAAGATGCGCGCCTCGATCCTGGTGCTGGGGCCGATGCTGGCGAGGAGCGGCGAGGCGACCGTCTCGATGCCCGGCGGCTGCGCGATCGGCAACCGTCCGATCGACCTCCACCTCAAGGCTCTGGAAGCCTTCGGGGCCAAGATCGAGCTGGCGGCCGGCTATGTGAAGGCGATGCAGCCCGATGGCGGGATGCCGGGGGGCGATTTCGACTTCCCGGTGGTGAGCGTCGGCGCGACCGAGAATGCGCTGATGGCCGCCGTGCTGGCGAACGGCACCAGCCGCTTGTTCAACGCTGCGCGCGAGCCGGAGATCGTCGACCTGTGCAATATGCTCGTCGCGATGGGCGCGGAGATCGAGGGGATCGGCACCTCCAACCTCACGATCCACGGCGTCAAGCGCCTCCACGGCGCGACCTACCGCGTGATGCCCGACCGGATCGAGGCCGGCTCCTATGCCTGCGCTGCGGCGATCACCGGGGGCGAAGTGCGGCTTGAGGGCGCGCGCGCGGACGAGATGATGGCGACCATCCATGCCCTGCAAGCCATCGGCTGCGACGTGTCGTGGGACGCCAAGAGCGTCACTGTCGGCGCGAGCGGCCCCTTGAAGGCGACCAACCTCACCACCGCGCCCTATCCGGGGCTTGCCACCGATATGCAGGCCCAGCTGATGGCGCTGCTGTGCAAGGCCGAAGGCGCGAGCGTGCTGAAGGAAACGATCTTCGAAAACCGCTTCATGCACGTGCCCGAACTGGCGCGCATGGGCGCCGACATCACCACCGAGGGCCGCACCGCGATCGTCAAGGGTGTCGACCGCCTGACCGGCGCGGAAGTCATGGCGACTGACCTGCGCGCCTCGATGAGCCTCGTGATCGCCGCCCTCGCCGCCG
- a CDS encoding UTP--glucose-1-phosphate uridylyltransferase, with product MSPKPIRKAVFPVAGLGTRFLPATKVVPKELLPVVDRPLIQYAVDEAREAGIEQMIFVTGRGKTGIVEHFDIAFELEKTMSERGKDLSVLDCARATPGDVIAVRQQVPLGLGHAIWCARAIVGDEPFAIFLPDELMVAREGGSGCMKQMVEAYNQVGGNLISVLEVPMEQVSSYGVIDPGASNGALTEVKGLVEKPPVAEAPSNKIVSGRYILQPEVMRVLENQGKGAGGEIQLTDAMAKMIGQQPFHAVTFDGARYDCGSKVGFVEATLAIALSRPDMGAEVRAIALDLLK from the coding sequence ATGTCCCCCAAGCCGATCCGTAAAGCCGTTTTTCCCGTTGCCGGCCTCGGCACTCGCTTCCTCCCCGCGACCAAGGTTGTGCCCAAGGAACTGCTGCCGGTGGTTGACCGTCCGCTGATCCAGTACGCCGTGGACGAAGCGCGCGAGGCGGGGATCGAGCAGATGATCTTCGTCACCGGGCGCGGCAAGACCGGCATCGTCGAGCATTTCGACATCGCCTTCGAGCTTGAAAAGACCATGTCCGAACGCGGCAAGGACCTGTCGGTGCTCGATTGCGCGCGCGCCACGCCCGGCGATGTGATCGCGGTGCGCCAGCAGGTGCCGCTCGGCCTCGGCCATGCGATCTGGTGCGCCCGTGCCATCGTGGGCGACGAGCCTTTCGCGATCTTCCTGCCGGACGAGCTGATGGTCGCCCGCGAAGGCGGCAGCGGCTGCATGAAGCAGATGGTCGAGGCCTATAATCAGGTCGGCGGAAACCTGATCTCGGTGCTCGAAGTGCCGATGGAGCAGGTCTCGTCCTATGGCGTGATCGACCCCGGCGCGTCCAACGGCGCGTTGACCGAGGTGAAGGGGCTGGTGGAAAAGCCCCCGGTCGCCGAAGCGCCTTCGAACAAGATCGTCTCGGGCCGCTACATCTTGCAGCCCGAGGTGATGCGGGTGCTGGAAAACCAGGGCAAGGGCGCAGGCGGCGAGATTCAGCTGACCGACGCGATGGCCAAGATGATCGGCCAGCAGCCGTTCCACGCGGTCACTTTCGATGGCGCACGCTATGACTGCGGCAGCAAGGTCGGCTTTGTCGAAGCGACGCTGGCGATCGCGCTGTCCCGCCCGGACATGGGCGCCGAAGTGCGCGCGATTGCGCTGGATTTGCTCAAGTAG
- a CDS encoding flotillin family protein, producing MSLTTTTTGDVVATGDLATSTGDLITYGVVGVSAVLFVVVFFAFLVRLYRRATKETAFVRTGLGGEKVVMNGGALVFPVFHEAMPVNMNTLVLPVVRRDTEALITLDRLRIDVKAEFYVRVRPDAAAIAMAAQTLGQRTMQPDLLKDLVEGKFVDALRSVAAGMTMNELHEQRADFVQKVQQVSSNDLAMNGLELESVSLTGLDQTSIEHFNANNAFDAEGLTKLTEQIEARKKLRNDIEQDTRVQIETKNLEASKRSFEISRDQEYARLEQEREVEVRRAAQSAEIAREQAERNREAEAARIEAKKQVDAQQIEADRLVEEARIIQQRALEIARQEQQIAVQNKSREESQAKAQADEARAKAVEAEERVATARESEIAERQKKIELIEAAKQAERDAIGVKVQAEAEKDAAANRAQALKLEASGEAEAEKLRAEAAAVRFEVEAAGQRAINEAANILSSDQISLQTKLALLKVLPEVIRESAKPMEAIDSIKIVQVDGLTNGGRAANDGGAGGGLGGGSGSGNLASDAVAAALAYRAQAPVLDGLMKELGLDGSSLSGLVKGAAEAEAEPAPPAPAKPAKPKAIARDNDAGDAPTGEAAE from the coding sequence ATGTCTTTGACCACCACCACCACCGGTGACGTCGTCGCAACCGGCGATCTGGCCACCTCGACCGGAGACCTCATCACCTATGGCGTGGTCGGCGTCAGCGCCGTGCTGTTCGTGGTGGTGTTCTTCGCCTTCCTCGTCCGGCTCTACCGCCGCGCGACCAAGGAAACCGCCTTCGTGCGCACCGGCCTTGGCGGGGAGAAGGTGGTGATGAACGGCGGCGCGCTGGTCTTCCCGGTGTTCCACGAGGCGATGCCGGTCAACATGAACACCCTGGTGCTGCCGGTGGTGCGCCGCGATACCGAGGCGCTGATCACGCTCGACCGGCTGCGGATCGACGTGAAGGCCGAATTCTACGTCCGCGTGCGTCCCGATGCGGCGGCCATCGCGATGGCGGCGCAGACCTTGGGCCAGCGCACGATGCAGCCCGATCTGCTCAAGGATCTGGTCGAAGGCAAGTTCGTCGACGCGCTGCGTTCGGTCGCGGCCGGCATGACGATGAACGAGCTGCACGAACAGCGCGCCGATTTCGTGCAGAAGGTGCAGCAGGTCTCGTCCAACGACCTCGCGATGAACGGGCTGGAGCTGGAGTCGGTCTCGCTCACCGGGCTCGACCAGACCAGCATCGAACACTTCAACGCCAACAACGCCTTCGACGCCGAGGGTCTGACCAAGCTGACCGAACAGATCGAGGCGCGCAAGAAGCTGCGCAACGACATCGAGCAGGACACCCGCGTCCAGATCGAGACCAAGAACCTCGAAGCCAGCAAGCGCAGCTTCGAAATCAGCCGCGACCAGGAATATGCGCGGCTCGAACAGGAGCGCGAGGTCGAAGTGCGCCGCGCCGCCCAGTCGGCGGAGATCGCGCGCGAGCAGGCCGAGCGCAACCGCGAGGCCGAAGCCGCCCGGATCGAGGCGAAGAAGCAGGTCGATGCCCAGCAGATCGAGGCCGACCGGCTGGTCGAGGAGGCGCGCATCATCCAGCAGCGCGCGCTCGAAATCGCCCGGCAGGAACAGCAGATCGCGGTGCAGAACAAGAGCCGCGAGGAAAGTCAGGCGAAGGCCCAGGCCGATGAAGCCCGCGCCAAGGCGGTCGAGGCCGAGGAACGCGTCGCCACCGCGCGCGAAAGCGAAATCGCCGAGCGCCAGAAGAAGATCGAGCTGATCGAAGCGGCCAAGCAGGCCGAACGCGACGCCATCGGGGTCAAGGTGCAGGCCGAGGCCGAAAAGGACGCTGCCGCCAACCGCGCGCAGGCGCTCAAGCTTGAAGCATCAGGCGAAGCGGAGGCCGAAAAGCTGCGGGCGGAAGCCGCCGCGGTGCGCTTCGAAGTCGAAGCCGCGGGCCAGCGCGCGATCAACGAGGCGGCCAACATCCTCTCAAGCGACCAGATCAGCCTCCAGACCAAGCTGGCGCTGCTCAAGGTGCTGCCCGAGGTCATCCGCGAGAGCGCCAAGCCGATGGAAGCGATCGATTCGATCAAAATCGTGCAGGTCGATGGCCTTACCAATGGCGGGCGGGCGGCCAATGATGGCGGCGCGGGCGGCGGTTTGGGCGGCGGGTCAGGCTCGGGCAACCTCGCCAGCGATGCGGTCGCAGCAGCGCTCGCCTACCGCGCGCAGGCACCGGTGCTCGACGGGCTGATGAAGGAACTGGGGCTCGACGGATCGTCGCTGTCCGGGCTGGTCAAGGGTGCAGCGGAGGCTGAGGCAGAACCGGCTCCGCCTGCCCCGGCCAAGCCCGCCAAGCCCAAGGCCATCGCGCGCGACAATGACGCAGGCGATGCGCCCACCGGCGAAGCGGCGGAGTAA